The DNA sequence ttgagttCTGATGATTTATCTCCGAtttgtaattattatttttgactTATGTTTTGTTGATGGATTTGTGAGTattattttggcgtgtgggacacgtcgtgaTTTATTTGTTTATCTTGAGATTTTCCGAGtatggttgggaatcgtactcgtATTTTCATTTGCGAGATTTTGGAAAAGCTTTACTTGTTTTCgattttctattattttgttCACCATGGGTCGATTtatttagttctcctcctcacgtgggtatAGTCAAGcattattagtactcctccctgcttactatgtgtttgtgggtgagtacgTTGAGCATAGAGCCTGGGAGACCTGAGCCTGGGAAGCTCTCTTCATTGCATGGTGAtattttcttccccatatccttctGTTACTTGACTAGTGGGACTAGTCCGATcttgtttaaccagcggggctggtcttattttcttgagtatcgaagtttcaatctttttacttggttgtttgtgactagcggggctagtcggtttttcttgagctgaacttcagtttgtttgttttccttaattgttgcatgcatcaggtttttaaggaaataaacgTAGGAAAATATAAATTCCTTTTGAtttacaattacttatttttgtccactcacactaacgtttttatgtacttttccCTTGGGCCATTTGGTTTTATTTGTCCAGTCTGCAGAGTAGCTGGTTCGGCATAGTAGGATTTCAGGGCATAGCATCTGATGCCGTTGTTTTCAAATTGTAGGTTGATCGTTGAACCTACTTGTATTAtgaattctttttctcttttaaattgctctgataacctgtgagaCAAATGTTGTAAAGTTTGTGAGTTACACTTGTGTATTTGGATTATGTTGTATTGTTCAGATTTCAGTTGTtaattgtggagttgttgtgAATTGGGGAGCAGGGCGGCTCTAAAAGAATAAGAATGGCTTATTAGAAATGTGAATatgtttctacaggttttgggtagtccattttaggagTGATTgtcgaatttttggtagagctattcctaaggtgggccccacagggccacatTGGATTTCAaagtgaaattcggggcgggtcatGTCACCCATTTTGTTGAGGCGTATATGGACCCTTTTGAGAGAAAGAAACTGTTTGAAAGCATTACTATTGAATTCTCCTCCTCCATcagtttgaaaattttgaatacTAGTATGGAATTGAGTGGAAACAAATGAGTGAAACTTAACAAATGTAGTAAAACCATCTGATTTATTGATGAGAGGGAACACCTACAGAAATTTGGTataatcatcaatgaatgtAACATAGTACCTAAACCCTTCAAGAGAAAGGCAGGGGGCAGGGCCCCAAACATTAGAGTGCATTTTCTAAAAAGGAACTGAAGAACGAGATACAAAATTAGAAATGGTAGCCTATGCATTTTTCCTTCGAGACAATGAACACAAACCTGATGACTAGCATCACTACCAGATTTTCTTTGCTACAAAAATTCTCTGTTAAGGCCCCAGTGTCTATTGAGAAGTTTATAGACCCACCTGTATTTCCTTCCGAATAGTCCTCTAACATGCTGCTCTTGCAGCAACCGAATTTCAAACTCAATTATGCAATACATTCCAACATCATTCAACAACTTTCGGTTTACCTTCTTTAATGTTACCAAAATTTCGAAAGGATGAAATATATGCACTACTCTAAATCTCTAATTGGTCTGTTTGACATATCCAGTTTTCCAAGTTGCAAGTTAATTATTAAGGCTAGCTTTGGTTGATTTGTAGTTGTTTCTTGACCCAATCTTTTATTATATGTATGTGTAAGAATTGTCTGTTAAGGTTTATAGACCCACGTGTAATCAATCTGCATTCAAAAATTTCATGACTTGAACCGTTTTAAGGTTTCTTCAGTAATATATACTCTTTGCAAAAACATATCAAATGAAAAATCGTAGTCATGCAACCCACCATAATTATTAAGTAATTGCGAAAAAGACTTGACGAGCTGCTATGCTTTGTCTTCATAAAGTTGAAGACTTACCAATCGTCTACTTTCAGAAGATATTCGAAAACAGAGAATTCTTACACATACATATAATAAAAGAATAAGTGAAAGTAAATCAGCTTATCCTATGTAACTAGCAGCTATATACCATCCTTCTATCTATCAAATAATAGGCAAACCCGATCATATATGTGGTAATTATTTTCTACACGTTGATGTCAATTTTGGAAAACTCATGCCAAGTATATATAATTTACATACACGAGGAGATAAGTTTAGTTGTCTTGTCCCTGCCGACACGTACTGTGTAGTTTACCAACGTCAATCATCATGCGGTTCCAACATATACGGAGGCCGGGTGGCTTTCAACAGTCAGGAACCGAGGCAGATCCGCAGATATTGCTGAATGGTGACTTTCAACAGTGGGGAGCGGAGGCAATGCGCATTAACACGCATCTGTACCATTATGTAtgtacatacacacacacacaccttatGTCTCTTCAGCCTCCACATCGATCAATCTATATGTAGTAGAATTGATCTAAAGATGTCAAACAAGCATAGAATTTTTGCTTGCACGATTTAGACAGTAAAATAGTTATCGTTCTCATTAATTATTAAACAGAAactatttttaaataataattaacATAAAGAGTATATAATTCCGAAATCATTGAATCACCTCGTGTGCACTAGTAAAAAATCTGAGAAAGTTTTCTCGAGCACGGTATACGTACACACAAATATGGATCATGAAGTCAGCTTGCATCAATAATGCTCCGTTGGTGGGTGCCTTTTAATTTCAAATTTGTCCATTCCATTTCCTTCCATGCATAATGACTGTTATCTCCAATCTTCTTCTAGCCTCGATGATCTATTAGGCTATTAGCTAGGTAGTGGTCCAGAGAGATTCTGTGGTCCAGAGTGATTCTGTTCTTTCCGTTTACCTAAAATTAGGCCTCAAGTGTTCTCATTTTGGTCGATATACTGTACTTAGCAAATTAGATCACAATGTCAAGAGAAACAGAATTGTGAAGATATTTTCTTGATCATATTGATATGCTTTGGTACAACTTATATACAGGATGGATGATAGCACGATCCACAAATATAGGGCTATCTATAGTAATACAAATCAACCAAATCAATCAGCTAATTACACCAATTTCCTAATAACATAGAACTTCTAATCACACACAGTCTCTTTCCTTAATACTCCCggccccctcaagttggagtgtATATTGATTACACCCAACTTGTCCAACAGTGTAGTGAATTGTTTCGAACTCAAAGGCTTGGTGAACAAGTCTGCTGGTTGTTCCTTTGTTCGAACATGTACAGTCTTGACTAGTCCTCTCTGTACCTTCTCACGCACCACATGGCAGTCTATCTCTATGTGTTTTGTGCGTTCATGAAACACAGGGTTGGATGCTATGTGGATTGCAACTTGATTATCGCAAAATAGTTTGAATGCATGTGTAAGTCCAACATTCAAATCCTTCAATAGGCTTCGCAGCCACGTTATCTCACAGCATGTCGTGGCCATGGACCTGTACTCTGCCTCCGCACTTGAACGTGACACAATTCCTTGTTTCTTTGTCTTCCAAGATATGGGCGCATTACCAAGAAAAATGCAATAACCAGTTGTAGACCTCCTTGTGTCTTTACATCGTGCCCAATCCGCATCACAAAATGCTTTAAGTTCCAATGATCCTGTAGAAGGCAAGAGAATTCCTTGTCCCGGTGTCTGCTTTATATATCTCAAAACCTTGTATGCTACATCCAAGTGAGGTTGTCTTGGTTTATCCATAAACTGGCTCAGAATGTGTACAACATAGACTAGGTCTGGCCTTGTGATTGTCAAGTATATGAGCCTGCCAACCAATCTTCGATATTGAGAAGCATGTTGCAACAAAGCTCCATCTCCTTGCGTCAATGTCAAGTTATGTTCAACTGGAAACCGAGATGGCTTAGCACCAAGAAAGCCTGCATTTTCCACTACTTCGAGTGCATACTTTCTTTGGCATAAAACAATCCCTTGCTTGGACCTTGCCACCTCTATTCCGAGAAGATATCGCAGCTGCCCCATGTCCTTCAGCTTAAACTGATTCGATAGAAACTGCTTAGTTTCTTCAATGTCATGCAAGCTATTTCCCGCCAATATAacatcatcgacataaactaaTAATGCAGTGAACTTTGCTTGCATGTTTCGAACGAATAATGAATAATCAAACCATGATTGCTTGAACCCTGTAGCTTTGAAAGCCGTGGAGAGCTTCAAAAACCATTGCCTCGACGCTTGTTTTAAGCCGTACAATGATTTGTGCAACTTGCACACTCGAGTCTCCCCCTTTCGTCCGAAATCGGGAGGCAAGTGCTACACATCTTCAAAAAGATCATCATTAAGGAATGCATTGTTAACATCTAATTGATGAAGATGCCAATCTTGAATAGATGCAAGACTCAGTAGGACACGGATGGTGGTGAGCTTGGCCACCGGAGCAAAAGTTTCTCGGTAATCGACACCTTCAACTTAGCTATAGCCTTTAGCCACCAAGCGTGTCTTGTACCTCTCAACAGTACCGTCGGGATTGTATTTGATCTTGTAAACCCATTTACAGCCAATGGGTTTCTTGTGAGTAGGAAGTGGCACCAAACTCCATGTTTTGTTGGCCTAAAGTGCCTGTATTTCTGCGTTCATGGCCTCTCGCCATCGTGGTGATAGAATAGCCTGTGAAAAAGAGTTGGGTTCTCTTTCGATAGTAATTTTGGCAATGAAGACTCTATGGTTAGGAGAAAGACGGTCATATGATAAAACATGGGAAAGAGAATGATTTGTACCTGAAGGAATGACTTCGtttgaggaagaggatgaaacGGTACGTGAGGGGAGAGCTGCTTCAATATGAAAGTCTTGCAATGTAGTGAGAACTCTGGTGGAACGACAGACAGTCGTGGTGGTGGTTCTGTTGGCCatggtgatgaagaagatgtaGTTTGTGACGGTGAAGATGGTGAGGGAGGATAAGCAACTATGTTTGGTAAGTTTGGAGAAGTGGATGGAAGGTTGTCAGCGGAAGATATGGGCAGAGAAGATGTTGGAGGGTCCACGAAATTTGTGGAGATTGAGTCATGAATAGGAAGTGATTGACTTGGAGTAGAAGATATGGGAGGATCTGCGTGATTTGTGGGAGAGAAATCGTCAAGGCGTAGTGATGTGGTCAAAGAAGGAAAGACATGATTAGGAGATGCAATATCAGTGGAGATTGAAGGTGTGGAGATATCAGAGGAATTTTTGTAAGGAAATTCTGTTTCAAAGAAGGTGATGTCCCGAGATACTATCACTTTCTTGTCCCTTAAGCTGTAAACCCTATATCCCTTCTTACCATGAGGATACCCAAGGAAAATGCACTCGGTGGAATGTTGATCAAATTTGGTAGGTCGAAGTGGATGAGTAGAGACGAAACAACGACACCCAAAAACACGTAAATGAGAATAAGTTGGAATTTTGTGGAAGATTTTCTCAAATGGAGGTTTCCCTTCAAGGAGTGGTGTTGGTGTCCTGTTTATGAGATAAGTGGCAGTTAAGATAGCATCCCCCCATAATTGTTTAGGCAAGTGGGCTTGAAAGAGTAGAGCACGTGCTACATTTAGTAAGTGTATGTGCTTGCGCTCAACTATGCCATTTCGTTGTGGCGTGTTTATACAACTAGTTTGATGCACAATACCCTTGGAAGAATAGAACTGTGTGCACTTGAATTCTGGACCATTATCACTCCTAACTACTTTCACTCTTTTTCCAAATTGATTCTCGACTAAGTTAACAAAGTGAACAAGTAGATTTCGTGTTTCAGATTTGTGTTTCATGAGATAAATCCAAGTGCATCATGAATAATCATCGACAATAATTAAGAACTATTATGCCCCAGAAATGGATGGTACGTGATAACCCCCCAAATGTCAACATGAATCAAGTTGAAGCAAGAATCACTAGAAGAAATACTTAATGAAAAAGGTTTCCTAGTCTGTTTAGCTAGAGGGCAGACTGAACAGTTACTTGCATCGCAAGATTTATTAGCAAGAAAGGGAAATAATCGAAAATTTTTGTTGGATGAATGGCCTAGCCTTTGATGCCACATATCTTGTGTTTTGGTGCTCACCACATTGCACGTTACTTTCCTTGGCAGATTGAGGCAGTAAAGTCCCTCACTCTCAGTTCCCGTCCTAATCATCTTCCTCGATCATACGTAGGTCCTGTATAAAACAAACTTGTTTGAGAAAGATAGTGATATAAAATGAGTCAAAGGCAAGTTTGCTGATAGAAATTAGGTTGAGATAAAACAATGGGACACAAAGAACATTGTGAAGGAAAAAGTCTGGGGTAAATATTACAGTTCCAATATGAGAAACTTGTAATGAAGTTCCATCAGGCAGTTTCACAAAACGATTATGCACGAGTTTGGAAGAAGTAAGGGAAGCAGAATCACAGACTATATGATCACTAGCACCACTGTCTAAAATCTATGTTGTTTCTTTACCACATCTTGAGAGTGCAAACACTTTACCTGAGAGTTCTTCATAGTTAGGAAGATTACCAACTAAATTGGCTTAAGTCTGCTTGCTTGTGTTCAACATTTCCAGCAATTGATTGTTGTCACTTTGAGCTCCTGCTGTAGTCTTGATTTTGTTCAGAAG is a window from the Rosa chinensis cultivar Old Blush chromosome 2, RchiOBHm-V2, whole genome shotgun sequence genome containing:
- the LOC112183576 gene encoding uncharacterized mitochondrial protein AtMg00810-like, which produces MQAKFTALLVYVDDVILAGNSLHDIEETKQFLSNQFKLKDMGQLRYLLGIEVARSKQGIVLCQRKYALEVVENAGFLGAKPSRFPVEHNLTLTQGDGALLQHASQYRRLVGRLIYLTITRPDLVYVVHILSQFMDKPRQPHLDVAYKVLRYIKQTPGQGILLPSTGSLELKAFCDADWARCKDTRRSTTGYCIFLGNAPISWKTKKQGIVSRSSAEAEYRSMATTCCEITWLRSLLKDLNVGLTHAFKLFCDNQVAIHIASNPVFHERTKHIEIDCHVVREKVQRGLVKTVHVRTKEQPADLFTKPLSSKQFTTLLDKLGVINIHSNLRGPGVLRKETVCD